The following proteins are encoded in a genomic region of Streptomyces collinus Tu 365:
- a CDS encoding PucR family transcriptional regulator: protein MPPTLASLVHHSALKLTVRAGEDRLDVPVRWAHVSELADPVPYMEGGELLLITALKLDAEDPEVMRRYVKRLAGAGVVGLGFAVGVNYEEIPKALVDAAEEEGLPLLEVPRRTPFLAISKAVSAAIAADQYRAVTAGFAAQRELTKQALNAGPEGLLAALAAQVDGWAALYDASGAVVATAPEWAGRRAARLTAEVERLRERPAPASSVVGGPDYEDRVELHSLGTGRRPRAALAVGTAAALGTAERYAVHSAIALLTLTTERSRSLHAAEQRIGAAVLRMLLAGEPDHARAVAGDLYGGLLDAPFRMVVAEPVSGADPLGALAETVEAAAARSGEAVLAVPEGERLVVLAADGGAAVAACVAHATALETARAVPEQTTGEEDELVVGLSAPSGPIAAAAAYKQAEQALSVARRRGRFLVEHEQLAAGSVLPLLADDAVKAFADGLLRALHEHDATGRGDLVASLRAWLSRHGQWDAAAADLGVHRHTLRYRMRRVEEILGRSLDDPDVRMELWLALKATTSE from the coding sequence ATGCCCCCGACTCTCGCCTCGCTCGTCCACCACTCCGCGCTCAAGCTGACCGTGCGGGCCGGCGAGGACCGCCTCGACGTCCCCGTGCGCTGGGCGCACGTGAGCGAGCTGGCCGACCCCGTGCCTTACATGGAGGGCGGCGAGCTGCTGCTGATCACCGCGCTCAAGCTGGACGCGGAGGACCCCGAGGTCATGCGGCGCTACGTCAAGCGCCTGGCCGGGGCGGGCGTGGTCGGGCTCGGGTTCGCCGTCGGGGTCAACTACGAGGAGATCCCCAAGGCGCTCGTGGACGCCGCCGAGGAGGAGGGGCTGCCCCTGCTGGAGGTGCCCCGCCGCACCCCGTTCCTCGCCATCAGCAAAGCCGTCTCCGCCGCGATCGCCGCCGACCAGTACCGGGCTGTGACGGCGGGCTTCGCCGCCCAGCGCGAGCTGACCAAGCAGGCCCTCAACGCCGGCCCCGAGGGCCTCCTCGCCGCGCTCGCCGCCCAGGTCGACGGGTGGGCGGCCCTGTACGACGCCTCGGGCGCCGTCGTCGCCACCGCACCCGAGTGGGCAGGCCGCCGGGCCGCCCGGCTCACCGCCGAGGTCGAGCGGCTGCGCGAGCGGCCCGCGCCCGCCTCCTCCGTGGTCGGCGGCCCCGACTACGAGGACCGGGTGGAACTGCACTCCCTGGGGACCGGCCGCCGCCCGCGCGCCGCGCTCGCCGTGGGCACCGCCGCCGCCCTCGGCACCGCCGAGCGGTACGCCGTGCACTCCGCGATCGCCCTGCTCACCCTCACCACCGAACGCTCCCGCTCGCTGCACGCGGCCGAGCAGCGCATCGGCGCCGCCGTACTGCGCATGCTGCTCGCCGGGGAGCCGGACCACGCCCGGGCCGTCGCCGGGGACCTGTACGGGGGACTGCTCGACGCGCCCTTCCGGATGGTCGTCGCCGAGCCGGTCTCGGGTGCCGACCCGCTCGGCGCGCTCGCCGAGACGGTCGAGGCGGCAGCGGCCCGCTCCGGCGAGGCGGTGCTGGCCGTGCCCGAGGGGGAGCGGCTCGTGGTGCTGGCCGCCGACGGGGGCGCGGCGGTGGCCGCGTGCGTCGCGCACGCGACGGCGCTGGAGACCGCGCGGGCCGTCCCCGAGCAGACGACGGGCGAGGAGGACGAACTGGTCGTCGGCCTGTCCGCGCCGTCCGGGCCGATCGCCGCGGCCGCCGCCTACAAGCAGGCCGAGCAGGCGCTGTCGGTGGCCCGGCGGCGCGGCCGGTTCCTGGTGGAGCACGAGCAGCTCGCGGCCGGCTCGGTGCTGCCGCTGCTCGCCGACGACGCGGTCAAGGCGTTCGCCGACGGGCTGCTGCGGGCGCTGCACGAGCACGACGCGACCGGCCGTGGCGACCTGGTGGCCTCCCTGCGCGCCTGGCTGTCCCGGCACGGCCAGTGGGACGCGGCCGCGGCCGACCTCGGGGTGCACCGGCACACCCTCCGGTACCGGATGCGCCGGGTCGAGGAGATCCTCGGGCGCTCCCTGGACGATCCCGACGTACGGATGGAGCTGTGGCTGGCGCTGAAGGCGACCACGAGCGAGTAG